A genomic window from Methanoculleus caldifontis includes:
- a CDS encoding class I SAM-dependent methyltransferase, producing MLFLSAQESAEWSGLADEVLRNGTAPGTYDADIRPNLLSAFDYYTGTVLAAHGRAAEGIEWLNAAALEEERDLLSAGFLLGFLERHNGKLAMPTVAFADPRPFMHFAGVPMMREARKRFIAQCGNTLPQFDTPFSMMDIGCGDGGLTVSLLRRLQDTGKVSEIAEVLLIDSSPAMLTLAGKTVRDAFPDVRIKTVNNRIQDCSGSIDRRFDLAVSSLAYHHMPLEQKKIHLTQLKPWIDHFVLFEMDANNDTPEIYSPDLALSVYQSYGGVIDAVFSHDAPVDVAVACVDLFLMTEVLSFLTQPRGVRTDYHMLQSQWHALFTECLGPEFTPGCHSPCHADEQTTLFTMHYGREA from the coding sequence ATGCTCTTCCTTTCAGCGCAGGAGTCGGCGGAGTGGTCCGGCCTTGCAGATGAGGTCCTCAGGAACGGGACTGCGCCGGGCACCTACGACGCCGATATCCGGCCGAATCTGCTCTCCGCCTTCGACTATTACACAGGGACGGTGCTTGCCGCCCACGGACGGGCCGCAGAAGGGATCGAATGGCTGAACGCCGCTGCCCTGGAGGAAGAGAGGGATCTCCTCTCTGCGGGCTTCCTCCTCGGCTTTCTCGAGCGCCACAACGGCAAACTCGCCATGCCCACGGTGGCGTTTGCCGACCCGCGCCCGTTCATGCACTTTGCCGGCGTCCCCATGATGCGGGAGGCGCGAAAGCGGTTCATCGCACAGTGCGGCAACACCCTGCCGCAATTCGATACGCCGTTCTCCATGATGGACATCGGGTGCGGCGACGGAGGGCTCACCGTATCGCTGTTACGGCGCCTGCAAGACACCGGCAAGGTCTCTGAGATTGCTGAGGTCCTCCTCATCGATTCGTCGCCTGCAATGCTCACCCTCGCCGGGAAGACCGTCCGCGATGCATTCCCCGATGTCCGTATAAAGACCGTGAACAACCGGATCCAGGACTGTTCCGGCAGCATCGATCGCCGTTTCGATCTCGCCGTCAGCTCGCTTGCCTACCACCACATGCCTCTCGAGCAGAAGAAGATCCACCTCACGCAGCTCAAACCCTGGATCGACCACTTCGTCCTCTTCGAGATGGACGCGAACAACGACACCCCGGAGATCTACTCCCCCGACCTCGCGCTCTCGGTCTACCAGTCCTACGGGGGCGTCATCGATGCGGTCTTCTCGCACGATGCCCCGGTGGACGTGGCCGTCGCCTGCGTGGACCTCTTCCTGATGACGGAAGTCCTCTCGTTCCTCACGCAGCCCCGCGGTGTGAGGACCGATTATCACATGCTGCAGAGCCAGTGGCATGCGCTCTTCACGGAATGCCTGGGCCCGGAATTCACCCCCGGCTGCCACTCCCCCTGCCACGCGGACGAGCAGACGACGCTCTTCACGATGCATTACGGGCGGGAGGCGTAG
- the mtnA gene encoding S-methyl-5-thioribose-1-phosphate isomerase produces MPESEPYTVAWEAETGSIVYIDQTLLPGRYEVMRCTTTTDLARAIRRLEIRGAPALGIAGAMGVALAAVRSTATDLDRFQDEVRRAGDFLKSTRPTAVNLAWGIDRAIRKIAMAASVDEAKALAVAEANAVAEEDELTCRRLGGFGAELFADDCTVLTHCNAGALACRCWGTALGVIRSAVAAGKNVRVISCETRPLNQGSRLTCWELARDGIDVTLIPDSSAAYLMRKGKIDLVIVGADRITQDAVFNKIGTYMHAVAARHHGIPFYVAAPVSTFDLSRREAEITVEERGREELAWCGERKLAPDDVKVLNYAFDATPLDLVDAIVTEVGVLRPPYAASFRFIRTGEESRR; encoded by the coding sequence ATGCCGGAGAGCGAGCCCTACACCGTCGCGTGGGAGGCGGAGACCGGGAGCATCGTCTACATCGACCAGACCCTCCTCCCCGGCAGGTATGAGGTGATGCGGTGCACCACCACAACGGACCTCGCCCGGGCGATCCGGCGGCTCGAGATCCGGGGGGCCCCGGCCCTCGGCATCGCCGGGGCGATGGGCGTGGCGCTCGCGGCCGTCCGGAGCACCGCAACGGACCTCGACCGGTTCCAGGACGAGGTCCGGCGGGCCGGAGATTTCCTCAAGAGCACCCGCCCGACCGCGGTCAACCTCGCCTGGGGGATCGACCGGGCGATAAGAAAGATCGCGATGGCCGCATCGGTCGACGAGGCGAAGGCCCTCGCGGTCGCGGAAGCGAACGCCGTCGCAGAAGAGGACGAACTGACCTGCCGGAGGCTCGGCGGGTTCGGCGCAGAACTCTTTGCGGACGACTGTACGGTGCTCACCCACTGCAACGCGGGAGCGCTCGCCTGCCGGTGCTGGGGAACGGCGCTCGGCGTGATCCGCTCAGCCGTCGCGGCCGGCAAGAACGTCCGGGTGATCTCCTGCGAGACCCGGCCGCTGAACCAGGGTTCCCGGCTCACCTGCTGGGAGCTTGCCCGGGACGGGATCGACGTGACCCTCATCCCCGACTCCTCGGCCGCATACCTGATGCGGAAGGGCAAGATCGATCTCGTCATCGTCGGCGCCGACCGGATCACGCAGGACGCGGTCTTCAACAAGATCGGGACCTACATGCACGCCGTCGCCGCCCGCCACCACGGCATACCATTCTACGTCGCGGCGCCGGTCTCGACGTTCGACCTCTCCCGGAGGGAGGCGGAGATCACCGTCGAGGAGCGGGGACGGGAAGAACTCGCCTGGTGCGGCGAAAGAAAGCTCGCCCCCGACGACGTGAAGGTGCTCAACTACGCCTTCGACGCCACGCCGCTCGATCTCGTCGACGCCATCGTCACCGAGGTAGGGGTGCTCCGGCCCCCGTATGCCGCATCGTTCAGGTTTATCAGAACCGGAGAGGAATCCCGGCGATGA
- a CDS encoding bactofilin family protein yields MKIDGNFIAPPETHIWGNIVVAGRLELGPCSTVGGSVEAESIIVGRDVRIKGPLHVRTTATICDNACLRSVQAGGNITLRPGVRVGDVNSDETIFVYGKVTSERLFGRAVKVYGT; encoded by the coding sequence GTGAAGATAGACGGGAATTTCATCGCCCCCCCGGAGACGCATATCTGGGGCAATATCGTCGTTGCCGGACGCCTCGAACTCGGCCCCTGCTCGACGGTCGGGGGCTCTGTCGAGGCGGAGAGCATCATCGTCGGCCGTGACGTCAGGATAAAAGGGCCGCTTCATGTCAGAACGACCGCCACCATCTGCGACAACGCCTGCCTCCGCTCGGTCCAGGCGGGAGGCAACATCACCCTCCGGCCGGGCGTCAGGGTCGGGGACGTCAACAGCGACGAGACGATCTTCGTCTACGGCAAGGTCACGAGCGAGCGCCTATTCGGCCGGGCCGTGAAGGTCTACGGCACCTGA
- a CDS encoding tRNA (guanine(10)-N(2))-dimethyltransferase: MDIVEVTEGKTRFCVPRQDPNLQFPPGSGPVFYNSRMELNRDSTVLLLSVLRPENYLDAMGASGVRGLRVANEVGIPVTINDWSQRAVDLIRQNVEALSLGAEVTRGDANALMSERKFNAVDLDPFGTPAPFVDSAARSAGKYLFVTATDTAPLCGAHLKAGMRRYFSRPRNTEYHPEVGLRTLLGFVVREVIKYDRGVEPLFCYAHEHFHRLHLRIRDGAAAADRSLSRLGYVMQCPRCLYRSEQMGMLPEPEECPLCGAKLVPVGPLWTGRINDDATLSTMQEALPAVTARTGQRIARLLSTCRQELETSSHYDYHVVAKSLRVSPGSIETVIARLVARGYRASRAHYSGTALKTDAPLAVLKEVISGG; this comes from the coding sequence ATGGATATCGTTGAGGTTACGGAAGGAAAGACCCGGTTTTGTGTGCCAAGACAGGATCCGAACCTCCAGTTCCCACCGGGAAGCGGCCCGGTCTTTTACAACTCGCGCATGGAACTGAACCGGGATTCTACCGTTCTTCTCCTCTCCGTTCTGCGGCCGGAGAACTACCTCGACGCCATGGGGGCATCCGGCGTCCGGGGGCTCCGGGTGGCGAACGAAGTGGGTATCCCGGTCACGATCAACGACTGGAGCCAGAGAGCGGTCGATCTCATCCGGCAGAACGTGGAAGCGCTGAGCCTCGGCGCCGAGGTCACCAGAGGCGACGCGAACGCGCTGATGAGCGAGCGGAAGTTCAACGCCGTCGACCTCGACCCCTTCGGGACGCCGGCGCCGTTCGTCGACTCAGCGGCCCGGAGCGCCGGGAAGTACCTCTTCGTCACCGCGACCGACACCGCGCCCCTCTGCGGAGCGCACCTCAAGGCCGGGATGCGCCGCTACTTCTCCCGGCCCCGGAACACCGAGTACCACCCCGAAGTCGGCCTCCGGACGCTCCTCGGCTTTGTGGTGCGCGAGGTGATCAAGTACGACCGCGGGGTGGAGCCCCTCTTCTGCTACGCGCACGAGCACTTCCACCGGCTGCACCTCAGGATCCGGGACGGGGCGGCGGCGGCCGACCGGTCGCTATCGAGGCTCGGTTACGTGATGCAGTGCCCGCGCTGCCTCTACCGGTCGGAGCAGATGGGGATGCTTCCCGAACCGGAAGAGTGCCCGCTCTGCGGGGCCAAACTCGTCCCTGTCGGCCCGCTCTGGACCGGGAGGATCAACGACGACGCGACCCTCTCCACGATGCAGGAGGCGCTTCCCGCCGTCACGGCCCGGACCGGGCAGCGGATCGCGCGGCTGCTTTCGACCTGCCGGCAGGAACTGGAGACATCGAGCCACTACGACTACCATGTCGTGGCAAAATCGCTGCGGGTCTCGCCCGGCAGCATCGAGACGGTGATCGCGCGGCTTGTGGCCCGGGGTTACCGGGCGAGCCGCGCGCACTATTCGGGCACCGCCCTCAAGACCGACGCGCCGCTCGCGGTCCTCAAAGAAGTGATCAGCGGCGGGTGA
- a CDS encoding geranylgeranylglycerol-phosphate geranylgeranyltransferase translates to MSAAAFVRITRPHNAVVAGLTALIGYLVATGTLTPPTLLLAVAVGLITAAGNVINDVYDVEIDRINRPDRPIPAGLISLAGARTYTVALFAGGLLAAAMTTALSFAIALVNTVVLIAYAVWLKRTPGLGNIAVAYLTASVFLFGGAFAGVEGLVQNLSLAAITFLATIAREVLKDAEDVEGDAVGGARTLPMIIGVRETGWLALACACGAVVASLLPSGDWWSPFYLVAIAVVDAVILFAAFRGARCATPACVRASGATSILRAGMFAALAVFAVAAVI, encoded by the coding sequence ATGAGCGCCGCTGCCTTTGTCAGGATCACCCGCCCGCACAACGCCGTCGTTGCCGGGCTTACCGCGCTCATCGGCTATCTCGTCGCGACCGGGACGCTCACGCCGCCGACGCTCCTGCTCGCCGTGGCCGTCGGACTCATCACCGCCGCGGGGAACGTCATCAACGATGTCTACGACGTCGAGATCGACCGGATCAACCGGCCCGACCGGCCCATACCCGCCGGGCTGATAAGCCTTGCCGGCGCCAGGACATACACGGTGGCGCTCTTTGCAGGCGGGCTTCTCGCCGCCGCCATGACGACGGCGCTCAGCTTTGCGATCGCTCTCGTAAACACGGTGGTCCTGATCGCGTACGCCGTCTGGCTGAAGCGGACGCCGGGCCTCGGGAACATCGCGGTCGCCTACCTGACGGCGAGCGTCTTCCTCTTTGGAGGGGCGTTTGCCGGGGTCGAGGGGCTCGTCCAGAACCTCTCGCTCGCGGCGATCACGTTCCTTGCGACCATTGCGCGGGAGGTCCTCAAAGACGCAGAGGACGTCGAGGGCGACGCCGTGGGGGGCGCACGCACCCTCCCCATGATCATCGGCGTCCGGGAGACCGGGTGGCTCGCGCTTGCCTGCGCCTGCGGTGCCGTGGTGGCGAGCCTCCTCCCGTCCGGGGACTGGTGGAGCCCCTTCTACCTCGTCGCCATCGCGGTCGTGGATGCCGTCATCCTCTTTGCGGCCTTCCGCGGGGCGAGATGCGCGACGCCGGCCTGTGTCCGGGCTTCAGGGGCGACCTCGATCCTGCGGGCGGGCATGTTCGCGGCGCTCGCGGTCTTTGCGGTTGCCGCGGTGATATAG
- a CDS encoding CoB--CoM heterodisulfide reductase iron-sulfur subunit A family protein: MAEVVVIGAGVAGIQAALDLAGHDIHVHLIEREPTIGGHMAQLDKTFPTNDCSMCILSPKMVEVARHPKITIHTCAEVESVEGEVGRFHVRVRKHPRYIVEDECNGCGDCTRICPVEVYNRFDAGIGVRKAIYKPHAQAVPDVVVKDKEHCIECGLCYDVCGREAILREDEERLIEIEAASIVVTTGYATFDARNKTQLRYLTIPDVITSLEFERMINASGPTGGKLKRLSNGKPPQSVAFVQCVGSRDIAAGRPYCSGVCCMYAMKNAVLIREKNPGIEVTVFYNDVRAYGKGYEEYYERARNLGVRFVRGFPGEVLAANDHLMMTAENTETGEVETFHPDLVVLSVGLEPAGGAEVIARMLGIPQDESGFFGVADQKVGPVLTVKPGIYVAGTATAPRDIPDSVAMGGAAAMRAYLDVIRAG, from the coding sequence ATGGCTGAGGTCGTCGTCATCGGCGCCGGGGTCGCGGGCATCCAGGCGGCGCTCGACCTTGCCGGCCATGATATCCACGTCCACCTCATCGAGCGCGAACCGACCATCGGCGGGCACATGGCCCAGCTCGACAAGACGTTCCCCACCAATGACTGCTCGATGTGCATCCTCTCCCCGAAGATGGTGGAGGTGGCCCGGCACCCGAAGATCACGATCCACACCTGCGCCGAGGTCGAGTCGGTCGAGGGGGAGGTCGGCAGGTTCCACGTCCGGGTCAGGAAGCACCCCCGCTACATCGTCGAGGACGAGTGCAACGGCTGCGGCGACTGCACCCGGATCTGCCCGGTCGAGGTCTACAACCGGTTCGACGCCGGGATCGGTGTGCGAAAGGCGATCTACAAGCCCCATGCCCAGGCGGTCCCCGACGTCGTCGTCAAGGACAAGGAGCACTGCATCGAGTGCGGCCTCTGCTACGACGTCTGCGGGAGGGAGGCTATCCTCCGCGAGGACGAGGAGCGGCTGATCGAGATCGAGGCGGCGAGCATCGTCGTCACGACCGGTTATGCGACGTTCGACGCCCGGAACAAGACGCAGCTCCGCTACCTCACCATCCCCGACGTCATCACGAGCCTTGAGTTCGAGCGGATGATCAACGCGTCCGGCCCCACGGGCGGCAAGTTGAAGCGGCTCTCGAACGGCAAACCCCCGCAGAGCGTGGCGTTTGTCCAGTGCGTCGGCTCCCGCGACATCGCCGCCGGCCGCCCCTACTGCTCCGGCGTCTGCTGCATGTACGCGATGAAGAACGCGGTGCTCATCCGCGAGAAGAACCCGGGCATCGAGGTCACCGTCTTCTACAACGACGTCAGGGCATACGGGAAGGGTTACGAGGAGTATTACGAGCGGGCGAGGAACCTCGGCGTCCGGTTCGTCCGCGGGTTCCCCGGCGAGGTGCTCGCGGCAAACGACCACCTGATGATGACCGCAGAGAACACCGAGACCGGCGAGGTCGAGACGTTCCACCCGGACCTGGTGGTCCTCTCCGTCGGGCTCGAACCCGCCGGGGGGGCGGAGGTGATCGCCCGGATGCTCGGCATCCCGCAGGACGAGTCGGGATTCTTCGGGGTCGCCGACCAGAAGGTCGGCCCCGTGCTCACGGTGAAGCCCGGGATCTACGTGGCGGGGACGGCCACCGCGCCGCGGGATATCCCCGACTCGGTCGCCATGGGCGGCGCAGCGGCGATGCGGGCCTACCTCGACGTCATCAGGGCGGGGTGA
- a CDS encoding DUF116 domain-containing protein, with protein MMFFESEIWIQLMTVIGEITFFVILGMLLAAIILAIIVTASITRGKFYLPRILIPGMVLLEGLVKAFCKLLGLDDRDLVTFFITLRNTMNTKAFSETPVEQRAVFLPHCLRSAQCPAHLTPEGLKCRNCGRCQVGENTVWLESVGYRVFIIPGSTFIKRIVKKYRPRGIIGVGCLMEVKDGIEMCDHVGIVPMGVVNFKDGCVETMADWATVRDVALLGVEHPSGAVDLHGPAE; from the coding sequence ATGATGTTCTTTGAGTCCGAGATCTGGATCCAGCTGATGACCGTCATCGGGGAGATCACGTTCTTCGTCATTCTCGGGATGCTCCTTGCGGCAATAATCCTCGCCATCATCGTCACCGCCTCGATCACCCGGGGGAAGTTCTACCTCCCCCGGATCCTGATCCCCGGGATGGTCCTCCTCGAAGGGCTCGTGAAGGCGTTCTGCAAGCTCCTCGGCCTTGACGACCGGGACCTCGTCACGTTCTTCATAACGCTCCGGAACACGATGAACACAAAGGCGTTCTCGGAGACCCCGGTGGAGCAACGGGCGGTCTTTCTGCCCCACTGTCTGCGGTCGGCCCAGTGCCCGGCGCACCTGACGCCGGAAGGCCTGAAATGCCGGAACTGCGGCCGCTGCCAGGTCGGGGAGAACACTGTCTGGCTGGAGAGCGTCGGCTACCGCGTCTTCATCATTCCAGGCTCGACGTTCATCAAACGGATAGTCAAAAAATACCGGCCGCGGGGGATCATCGGTGTCGGCTGCCTCATGGAGGTGAAGGACGGGATCGAGATGTGCGACCACGTCGGGATCGTCCCCATGGGCGTCGTGAACTTCAAGGACGGCTGCGTGGAGACGATGGCGGACTGGGCCACGGTGAGAGACGTCGCCCTGCTCGGCGTCGAGCACCCGTCAGGTGCCGTAGACCTTCACGGCCCGGCCGAATAG
- a CDS encoding OBG GTPase family GTP-binding protein yields the protein MSSVEEQIRELEDEIKNTPYNKATSKHIGRVKAKLAKIRDEAVVRAMASSGGGEGYSVKKSGDATVVLVGFPSVGKSTLLNRLTGSDISETAAYAFTTVSVIPGSMEHRGAKIQILDIPGLIAGAAMGKGRGKEVIAVVRSADLILVLVDVFNEKHVDVLLRELHDAGIRINRPKPDITIKKSGIGGIRLNTVGAVDLDIDEIRSILAESKIVNADVLIRNEVSQDDFIDAMIGNRVYVPAFIAVNKVDLVDEKTRATIEEELGERFGDAPIMVSAHSGYNIEDLKDAIFENLGFMRVYLKPVGGPADMDEPLIVRSPATVEDICNRLHRDFADKFRYAKVWGDSAKHDAQRVGLTHTLADGDVLTIVTRR from the coding sequence ATGAGCAGTGTCGAAGAACAGATACGGGAACTTGAGGACGAGATCAAGAATACCCCGTACAACAAAGCGACCTCGAAGCACATCGGCCGCGTAAAGGCGAAACTCGCGAAGATTCGTGACGAAGCAGTAGTCCGGGCCATGGCCTCCTCAGGTGGGGGCGAGGGCTACTCCGTGAAGAAGTCGGGTGATGCCACTGTTGTCCTGGTCGGTTTCCCTTCCGTAGGTAAGAGTACGCTGCTCAACAGGCTCACCGGCTCTGATATAAGCGAGACGGCAGCCTATGCTTTCACGACCGTCTCCGTCATCCCGGGCTCGATGGAGCACCGGGGCGCAAAGATCCAGATCCTGGATATCCCCGGCCTGATCGCCGGCGCCGCCATGGGCAAGGGCCGCGGGAAAGAGGTGATCGCCGTCGTCCGGAGCGCGGACCTGATCCTGGTCCTGGTCGACGTCTTCAACGAGAAGCATGTCGACGTCCTCCTCCGCGAGCTCCACGACGCAGGGATCCGGATCAACCGCCCGAAACCCGATATCACCATCAAGAAGTCCGGGATCGGCGGTATCAGGCTGAACACCGTCGGCGCCGTCGACCTCGACATCGACGAGATCCGTTCGATCCTTGCAGAGAGCAAGATCGTCAACGCGGACGTCCTGATACGGAACGAGGTCAGCCAGGACGACTTCATCGACGCAATGATCGGCAACCGGGTCTACGTCCCCGCGTTCATCGCGGTCAACAAGGTCGACCTGGTCGACGAGAAGACGCGGGCAACGATCGAGGAAGAACTGGGCGAGCGGTTCGGTGACGCACCGATCATGGTCTCGGCGCACAGCGGCTACAACATCGAAGACCTCAAAGACGCCATATTCGAGAACCTGGGGTTCATGCGGGTCTACTTAAAGCCGGTCGGCGGCCCCGCGGACATGGACGAGCCGCTGATCGTCCGGAGCCCGGCGACCGTCGAGGATATCTGCAACCGGCTTCACCGGGACTTCGCGGACAAGTTCCGGTATGCAAAAGTCTGGGGGGACTCGGCCAAGCACGACGCGCAGCGTGTCGGCCTCACCCACACCCTCGCGGACGGGGACGTCCTCACCATCGTCACCCGCCGCTGA